A DNA window from Anaerocolumna sp. AGMB13020 contains the following coding sequences:
- a CDS encoding DUF6449 domain-containing protein, whose amino-acid sequence MISRNSFFNLQKEDFKRRLWSVALSLLVFFLLGPVLLALTIEGYSDSTNIYVTRAYILQSMAPGYALHFFITIIGALICAYSGFFYLHSKKKVDFYHSMPVKRERFFAVQFVDGVLLYLIPYVFNMFLCYIVLFAKSYMGMDVFINSLQALGMNLLYFLLIYTITIIAVMLTGNGVVSILGTCVFLAYGPLLMLVRSMYYSSFFDTFIEKNLSERNILVFLSPIGKYIQRTIQLLRGDTDGFGRSIFFTMVVILLLVALALFLYKKRPSEAAGKAMAFELAKPIIKFLMLVPVTLAGGLIFMQVSSMNTDGWLIFGLILVFIVFGGIVEIIYQFDLKKAFAHKKGLAAAAGTIILIVCIFRFDVFHYDTYLPEKDKVESMSIWISGLDSDKGYVQINEDGLTYDYYYNNFDYQQKYMRMKSFDAAYEIAKLGIQGIDEEQSADAVGNYSVQVAYQLKNGKKVTRNYQFVQDNDFSLLSELYTNKEFKTGYYPIYQWKSASISSVSANTFLEEKRLTLTKEEIDNLLDIYRNELTSLSLKDIQANKPIATLNLKFTNNREFDYFILPNFTETLKFLEAHGFKADGAINAEQVKKVIVYDRTKGYDSAKEVYEKEQSYNGEENIYVYEEKTKIQEILDKAIPSNYLNSYSIMFKPEYNLEVNIVLGVDEYGNETYVYSYFSKDNIPDFISKDIGYNPESGKN is encoded by the coding sequence ATGATATCAAGAAACTCATTTTTTAATTTGCAAAAAGAAGATTTTAAGAGAAGATTGTGGTCGGTAGCCTTGTCTTTACTTGTGTTCTTTCTCCTTGGACCGGTATTACTGGCTTTAACCATAGAAGGGTATTCAGATAGTACAAACATATATGTCACCAGAGCATATATTCTGCAATCCATGGCTCCCGGATATGCCTTGCATTTTTTTATTACTATAATTGGTGCGCTTATTTGTGCGTATAGTGGATTTTTCTATCTTCACTCCAAAAAGAAGGTTGATTTTTACCACAGTATGCCGGTAAAAAGAGAGAGATTCTTCGCGGTTCAATTTGTGGATGGAGTTTTATTGTATCTGATTCCATATGTGTTTAATATGTTTTTATGTTATATTGTATTGTTTGCAAAAAGTTATATGGGGATGGATGTGTTTATAAACAGCCTCCAGGCACTCGGAATGAATCTGCTTTATTTTCTCTTGATCTATACGATAACAATTATAGCGGTAATGCTGACTGGTAATGGAGTGGTTAGTATACTTGGTACCTGTGTTTTTCTGGCATACGGACCACTATTAATGTTGGTTCGGAGCATGTATTACAGCAGTTTCTTTGATACTTTTATAGAAAAGAATCTGTCAGAGAGAAACATTTTGGTGTTTTTATCTCCTATCGGTAAATACATTCAAAGGACAATACAGCTTCTCAGAGGAGATACGGATGGTTTTGGCCGAAGTATATTCTTTACTATGGTCGTAATATTGCTGTTAGTTGCTCTTGCTCTGTTCCTTTACAAGAAACGCCCCTCTGAAGCAGCTGGAAAGGCAATGGCCTTTGAACTTGCGAAACCTATTATAAAATTTCTGATGCTGGTACCTGTTACTTTGGCAGGCGGGCTGATTTTTATGCAGGTATCCAGTATGAATACAGACGGCTGGCTGATTTTTGGTCTGATACTTGTCTTCATCGTTTTTGGTGGAATCGTAGAAATTATCTATCAGTTTGACTTAAAGAAGGCCTTCGCACATAAAAAAGGGCTTGCAGCAGCAGCTGGTACAATTATTCTGATTGTATGCATATTCCGATTTGATGTATTTCATTATGATACCTATTTACCTGAGAAAGACAAGGTTGAATCGATGAGCATTTGGATCTCAGGACTTGATAGTGATAAGGGATATGTGCAAATTAATGAAGACGGGTTAACCTATGACTATTACTATAATAATTTTGACTATCAGCAAAAATATATGCGGATGAAATCCTTTGATGCAGCTTATGAAATAGCAAAACTTGGTATTCAAGGCATTGATGAAGAGCAGTCAGCAGATGCAGTAGGGAACTACAGCGTTCAAGTTGCCTACCAACTGAAAAATGGGAAGAAGGTAACTCGTAATTATCAGTTCGTTCAGGACAATGATTTTTCATTGCTTTCTGAGCTTTATACAAATAAAGAGTTTAAGACCGGTTATTATCCTATATATCAATGGAAGAGTGCTTCTATATCCAGTGTTTCCGCTAATACATTTCTGGAGGAGAAGCGTCTGACTCTTACCAAGGAGGAAATAGACAATTTATTGGATATCTATAGAAATGAGCTGACTTCACTCTCTCTGAAAGATATTCAGGCAAATAAACCAATAGCGACTCTTAACTTAAAATTTACGAATAACCGGGAATTTGATTATTTTATACTCCCTAACTTTACCGAAACACTTAAATTCCTGGAGGCACATGGATTTAAGGCAGACGGAGCAATAAATGCAGAACAGGTGAAGAAAGTAATTGTATATGACAGAACCAAGGGATATGATTCTGCCAAGGAAGTTTATGAGAAAGAACAATCATACAATGGGGAAGAAAATATTTACGTATATGAAGAGAAAACAAAAATACAGGAAATATTGGATAAAGCGATCCCTTCCAATTATTTGAACAGCTATAGTATAATGTTTAAGCCGGAATATAATCTGGAGGTCAATATAGTATTAGGTGTTGATGAATACGGTAATGAAACCTATGTTTACAGTTATTTTTCCAAAGATAATATACCGGATTTTATTTCAAAAGACATCGGTTATAATCCAGAGTCAGGGAAAAATTAA
- a CDS encoding ABC transporter ATP-binding protein — MIESNNLTKRFDTIKAVDNITAVIKEGEVFGLVGTNGAGKSTFLRMVAGVIKPDEGTIKIDGYPVFENLDAKRLVFYISDDTYFFSNSTPKDLSNYYKVIYPAFDTVRFEELVNQFGLDRNRKINTFSKGMKKQLTVLCGICSGTKYLLCDETFDGLDPVMRQAVKSLFAREISERGMTPVIASHNLRELEDICDHVGVLHKGGILLSKDLFDMKLSIHKIQCVFKEETPIEEILTEIEIIKAEKRGSLHTITARGNREEIIAKIERKNPVFSEVLPLSLEEIFISETEVAGYDIKKLIF, encoded by the coding sequence ATGATAGAGTCAAATAACCTAACCAAACGATTTGATACCATTAAAGCTGTAGACAATATAACAGCCGTTATCAAGGAAGGGGAAGTATTTGGTCTGGTAGGAACCAACGGAGCAGGGAAGAGTACCTTTCTTCGAATGGTTGCGGGAGTGATTAAACCGGATGAAGGAACGATTAAAATCGATGGTTACCCGGTTTTTGAAAATCTGGATGCAAAAAGGCTTGTTTTCTATATTTCGGATGACACTTACTTTTTTAGTAACAGTACACCGAAGGACTTAAGCAATTACTATAAGGTTATTTATCCGGCTTTCGATACGGTTCGTTTTGAAGAACTGGTAAATCAATTTGGTTTGGATAGAAATAGAAAGATCAACACCTTTTCAAAAGGAATGAAGAAACAGCTTACGGTTTTATGCGGTATCTGCTCCGGCACAAAATATCTTCTCTGCGATGAGACCTTTGACGGTCTTGATCCGGTTATGCGGCAGGCAGTCAAGAGCCTGTTTGCAAGAGAAATTTCCGAAAGAGGAATGACACCTGTTATTGCATCCCATAATCTACGGGAACTTGAGGATATCTGTGACCATGTGGGGGTGCTTCACAAAGGAGGTATTCTGTTATCGAAGGACCTCTTTGATATGAAACTCAGCATTCATAAAATTCAGTGTGTATTTAAGGAAGAAACACCTATTGAAGAAATTCTGACTGAAATTGAAATTATCAAAGCTGAGAAGAGAGGGTCCCTTCATACGATTACAGCAAGAGGGAACAGAGAAGAAATTATAGCTAAAATCGAGAGAAAGAATCCGGTGTTCTCAGAGGTTCTTCCTTTATCGCTGGAAGAAATATTTATAAGTGAGACGGAGGTGGCAGGTTATGATATCAAGAAACTCATTTTTTAA
- a CDS encoding GntR family transcriptional regulator, with product MIIIDYKDRRPIYEQVEERFQDLILKGGLKPQEQLPSVRNLAIELSINPNTIQRAYMELERKGFIYTVKGRGSFISDTEHLLDVKKNEIIEDLHLFLKEAKDLGIGKEQIISEIEEVYKEG from the coding sequence ATGATAATTATTGACTACAAAGATCGCAGGCCAATATATGAGCAGGTGGAAGAACGATTTCAGGACTTAATTTTAAAAGGCGGGTTAAAACCCCAGGAACAGCTTCCTTCTGTCCGTAATCTTGCAATAGAACTGTCAATAAATCCGAATACCATACAGCGAGCCTATATGGAATTGGAACGAAAGGGCTTTATCTATACGGTTAAGGGAAGAGGCAGCTTTATATCAGATACGGAACATCTATTGGATGTTAAGAAGAATGAGATTATTGAGGATTTACATCTTTTTCTGAAAGAAGCAAAGGATTTGGGGATTGGAAAAGAACAAATAATATCAGAAATTGAAGAAGTATATAAGGAGGGATAA
- a CDS encoding radical SAM protein gives MNEYFKNLNRIEFVVTMACTGRCKHCSQGEPRAFRDHIKGDCVSKAIRDICSNYQIQSLMTFGGEPLLYPEEVCKIHAAATEAGIPQREMITNGFFSKSKERIKEVAHMLAESGLNYIMLSVDAFHEETIPLEFVRFFADCAKDEGILIKLHPAWLVSNEDDNLYNKRTREILLNFTEKGFAVSSGNVIWPEGNAKKYLSEYFDENIEYVNPYSDDPRDVWSLCFKPNGDVLNGNIYKNCILDIIKSYSGEV, from the coding sequence ATGAATGAATATTTTAAGAATTTAAATAGAATTGAGTTTGTAGTAACAATGGCATGTACAGGTCGCTGTAAGCATTGTTCCCAAGGTGAACCTCGTGCTTTTAGAGATCATATTAAGGGTGATTGTGTCTCAAAAGCAATAAGAGATATATGTTCTAATTATCAGATACAATCTTTAATGACATTTGGAGGAGAACCGTTGTTATATCCAGAGGAGGTTTGCAAGATTCATGCAGCTGCAACTGAAGCCGGAATACCCCAAAGAGAAATGATTACGAATGGTTTCTTTAGCAAAAGTAAAGAAAGAATAAAGGAAGTTGCACATATGTTGGCTGAAAGTGGTTTGAATTATATCATGCTTTCGGTGGATGCATTCCATGAGGAAACAATACCTTTAGAGTTTGTCAGATTCTTTGCCGATTGCGCAAAAGATGAGGGGATATTGATTAAGCTTCATCCCGCATGGCTTGTGAGTAACGAGGATGATAATCTATATAATAAAAGGACAAGAGAGATTCTTTTGAATTTTACTGAAAAGGGATTTGCAGTGTCATCAGGCAATGTTATTTGGCCTGAAGGAAATGCAAAGAAGTATTTAAGTGAGTATTTCGATGAAAATATAGAGTATGTTAATCCGTATAGTGATGATCCAAGAGATGTCTGGTCTCTCTGTTTTAAACCTAACGGAGATGTTCTGAATGGAAACATATATAAAAATTGTATTTTGGATATAATAAAATCATACTCAGGTGAGGTTTGA
- a CDS encoding methyl-accepting chemotaxis protein, with amino-acid sequence MKKLVIKSIKTKLILNYTILIIISCTTLGFMAENVAKYLIIKEAEKSLEALAVEGAKVESARFGNLITSLQAMSRVPAINGNSAEQQEYLKEEQENSEFIRLGIVGADGVLTYEDGSGVNLESDSSIGKAVTAGERKIDFQEDSGTGEQLLYVLVPIMKAGKPEGGILGVAEGGLLSTMVKDIAYGENGYAYIINEQGTIVGHPDESMVKDKFTPAKQSETDSSLKSVAAFFQTALSHKTGVDSYAYNGRIIHSGYAAIEGTDWTFVMASPQSDFLAELPLLYKLMISIILVIVAVSMVISYIIGKTITKPIITAVEYSSRIAELDLTQNVPAKLLSKEDETGKLAKAMQNIGERLRYVIKDIHLAAQDMSAASEELMATSEETAASSQQINRTIEDISDEAANQAGITKEGNQKAELLKSSISQVMTSIDNVNQTSARITKVVEEGVTEIQQLDAITAAATKALIEIYKVILKSNESSVKIDKASNVIKEIAAQTSLLSLNASIEAARAGEAGKGFSVVAEEIKKLSEESADSTNQISEIVQELQNNTDNAVKTMAKVKEIFDEQKKSVESNRLKYSSIAEEMEQSKTAVKYLKTSEADMDNATKDIGVVIHQLESIAQENKAACEQAAAAMEEQSASVEEIAGAGSSLSDLAQKLNELVNQFKV; translated from the coding sequence ATGAAAAAGCTGGTTATTAAAAGCATCAAGACAAAGTTGATTTTGAATTATACAATCTTGATTATTATTTCATGTACCACATTGGGATTCATGGCTGAAAATGTGGCAAAATACCTTATTATCAAAGAGGCCGAAAAGTCACTGGAAGCCCTTGCTGTTGAAGGAGCCAAGGTAGAAAGCGCCAGATTTGGAAATTTGATAACATCTCTTCAAGCAATGTCCAGAGTTCCTGCCATAAATGGGAACAGTGCAGAACAGCAGGAGTACCTGAAAGAAGAGCAGGAGAATAGTGAATTTATCAGACTTGGTATCGTTGGAGCAGACGGCGTTCTAACCTATGAGGATGGTTCTGGTGTTAATCTGGAATCTGACAGTTCCATTGGGAAGGCTGTAACAGCCGGAGAACGAAAGATTGATTTTCAGGAAGATTCCGGAACCGGAGAGCAGCTACTGTATGTTTTGGTTCCTATAATGAAAGCCGGCAAACCGGAAGGTGGCATTTTAGGAGTTGCTGAAGGTGGACTATTAAGTACAATGGTCAAAGATATAGCCTATGGAGAGAATGGTTATGCCTATATTATAAACGAACAGGGAACGATTGTAGGACATCCCGATGAAAGTATGGTAAAGGATAAATTCACTCCTGCCAAACAGTCAGAAACAGATAGTAGTCTGAAATCGGTAGCCGCTTTCTTTCAGACAGCTCTCAGTCATAAGACAGGAGTGGATTCCTATGCTTACAATGGAAGAATCATACATAGTGGTTATGCCGCCATCGAGGGTACGGACTGGACCTTTGTTATGGCTTCTCCTCAAAGTGATTTCCTGGCTGAATTACCCTTATTATATAAACTAATGATTAGTATCATTTTAGTTATCGTGGCTGTAAGTATGGTAATATCATATATAATAGGCAAGACAATAACAAAGCCGATAATAACGGCCGTTGAATATTCCTCTAGAATTGCAGAATTGGACCTTACGCAGAACGTACCGGCAAAGTTATTAAGCAAAGAAGACGAGACTGGAAAATTGGCAAAGGCTATGCAAAATATAGGAGAGAGACTCAGGTATGTTATAAAGGATATCCATCTTGCTGCGCAGGATATGTCCGCTGCCTCAGAGGAATTGATGGCAACCTCAGAAGAGACAGCCGCATCCTCACAGCAGATAAACAGGACCATAGAAGATATATCGGATGAAGCAGCCAATCAGGCAGGTATTACCAAAGAAGGTAATCAGAAGGCAGAATTATTAAAATCAAGTATCAGTCAGGTAATGACCAGTATTGATAATGTTAATCAAACTTCTGCTAGAATTACAAAAGTGGTTGAAGAAGGCGTTACAGAAATACAGCAGCTGGATGCTATAACTGCCGCTGCAACGAAAGCTCTTATAGAAATCTATAAAGTAATCCTAAAATCCAATGAGAGCTCTGTCAAAATAGACAAAGCCAGTAATGTCATCAAGGAGATAGCAGCACAGACCAGTCTTTTATCTTTAAACGCTTCCATTGAAGCCGCAAGAGCCGGAGAAGCCGGAAAGGGATTTTCTGTAGTGGCAGAAGAAATTAAGAAACTTTCTGAGGAATCAGCCGATTCCACCAATCAGATATCTGAGATTGTTCAGGAACTCCAGAACAATACTGATAATGCGGTAAAAACCATGGCAAAAGTCAAAGAAATCTTTGATGAACAGAAAAAGAGTGTGGAAAGTAACCGGCTTAAATACAGCAGCATAGCAGAAGAGATGGAACAATCCAAAACAGCTGTTAAGTATTTAAAGACTTCGGAAGCAGATATGGATAACGCAACAAAAGATATCGGGGTCGTAATACACCAGCTTGAAAGTATTGCCCAGGAGAATAAAGCTGCTTGCGAACAGGCAGCAGCCGCCATGGAGGAACAGAGTGCTTCGGTGGAAGAAATCGCTGGAGCCGGAAGCAGTTTGTCTGATCTGGCGCAGAAGTTAAATGAATTGGTGAATCAGTTTAAGGTGTAA
- a CDS encoding helix-turn-helix domain-containing protein, translating to MTNDMTFGKCLKSLLAVLDISMNRLAKALNVDSSLVNRWVHEVRVPSYNTLYIENIAEYLSRYTMNTVQLERIEELYQQFSFGLVPDISTKEKIKKMLLESQGVSLEKKKNNSKSDKTQKEEPPLSLSSSTIKDPTLSFSPEDRIIIGTENILITISTLFEKASRSKKASGKRIIYITLLNNLFSSRDTPYNDILLEFRENLKKAALSGWQIVISLKLSLNLKQNTDFILFLFPVIATGRVRLLYSPVNLISLERDMCVVTGIAALSSFPTQTDSLVETCFYLVNKSAIEIYSDYCHHLAENRMEELFTYYNASQTPQFMKQLYAVNKYCTLLLNYNYGLSLFLPLPILKKILTRNNVTPTSRQQVIELFTNNLKERKQLNKTISYRNIFDAELLLHIISTRTLCIYTENGILKAELDKQDILQFLENFIEFLRKSESYEIAVLYDKPLTVNEKPLYFSLKGNETLCFEMPGSKDSIKGIVTEPLMIKSVEMYFQNLWSEISPLNKDKDTIIAWLHSHMKQLLL from the coding sequence ATGACGAATGATATGACTTTTGGCAAATGCCTGAAATCACTACTGGCGGTGTTAGACATCAGTATGAATCGGCTGGCCAAAGCATTGAACGTGGATAGTTCCCTTGTTAACCGATGGGTGCATGAAGTCAGGGTCCCTTCCTATAATACTTTGTATATCGAAAATATTGCAGAATATTTATCCAGATATACAATGAACACAGTTCAACTGGAGCGGATAGAAGAATTATACCAGCAATTTTCCTTCGGCCTGGTTCCTGATATATCAACAAAAGAAAAAATCAAAAAAATGCTTCTGGAATCTCAGGGTGTCAGCCTGGAAAAAAAGAAAAACAATAGTAAGTCAGATAAAACACAAAAGGAAGAGCCACCCTTGTCTCTTAGCAGCAGTACCATCAAGGATCCTACCCTGTCCTTTTCACCGGAAGACAGAATAATAATCGGAACAGAAAATATACTGATAACCATAAGCACGCTATTCGAAAAGGCCAGCAGATCAAAGAAAGCATCTGGAAAACGTATAATATATATAACATTACTAAATAATTTATTTTCCAGTAGAGACACTCCCTACAATGATATTTTATTGGAATTCAGGGAAAATCTGAAAAAAGCAGCATTAAGCGGCTGGCAAATAGTTATATCCTTAAAACTTAGCCTGAATCTGAAGCAAAATACAGACTTTATTCTCTTCCTGTTTCCTGTTATTGCAACGGGAAGAGTACGCCTCCTTTATTCGCCGGTTAATTTGATTTCTTTGGAGCGAGATATGTGTGTTGTTACCGGCATTGCTGCTTTGTCCAGCTTTCCAACCCAAACAGACTCCCTGGTGGAGACTTGTTTTTATTTGGTAAATAAATCAGCTATCGAGATTTATTCTGATTATTGCCATCATCTTGCTGAAAACCGTATGGAAGAGCTGTTCACTTATTACAATGCCTCTCAAACTCCTCAGTTTATGAAACAGTTATATGCTGTCAACAAATATTGCACCCTGTTGTTAAATTATAACTACGGTTTAAGTTTGTTCCTTCCTCTTCCTATACTAAAGAAAATCCTAACTAGAAATAACGTGACACCGACAAGCCGCCAGCAGGTTATAGAACTCTTTACGAATAACCTCAAAGAACGAAAGCAGCTCAATAAAACGATCAGCTACCGTAATATATTTGATGCTGAACTGTTATTACATATTATATCCACCAGAACACTGTGTATTTATACAGAAAACGGAATACTGAAGGCAGAACTGGATAAACAGGATATTCTTCAATTCCTTGAGAATTTTATAGAATTTCTAAGAAAATCGGAAAGTTATGAAATAGCTGTTCTATATGATAAGCCCCTGACTGTTAATGAGAAACCCCTTTATTTTTCTCTGAAAGGGAATGAAACATTATGCTTTGAAATGCCTGGTTCCAAAGACAGCATAAAAGGTATTGTGACGGAACCTCTAATGATTAAATCTGTTGAAATGTATTTTCAAAATTTATGGTCGGAAATATCTCCCCTGAACAAAGACAAAGATACTATAATTGCCTGGCTTCACTCTCATATGAAACAACTCCTTTTGTAA
- a CDS encoding D-isomer specific 2-hydroxyacid dehydrogenase family protein, with product MKIAVFELRQDEKKKLEDLKGRHGLELVTTGKALSKQTLKLAAGCEGVTILGRSKLDKSLLLGLKNLGVRYISTRTVGYNHIDVAYGKEIGLKMCNAGYPPKGVAEFAVMLMLLTLRNYKPAMWRQNVNDYSLQGLTGQELGNQTVGIIGTGCIGQEVIKLLSGFGCKIIAYNRTEKEELKKYVEYVTLEELYRLSDIISLHVPLTEENRYFIDKKAINNMKTGVILINTARGELMNIEALTEGIESQKIGALGLDVFEKEEGIYHADRKNDILKNRDMVYLRQFPNVVMTQHMAFYTRANIDSMMTWGIEGILDLHLTGCCTQEIG from the coding sequence ATGAAAATAGCAGTATTTGAACTTAGACAGGATGAGAAAAAGAAGCTGGAGGATTTAAAAGGGAGGCATGGGCTGGAGCTGGTCACTACAGGGAAAGCCTTAAGCAAGCAAACCTTAAAGCTGGCAGCCGGTTGTGAGGGGGTAACAATACTTGGGAGAAGTAAATTAGATAAAAGTTTACTGCTAGGACTGAAGAACTTGGGGGTCAGATACATATCCACAAGAACGGTTGGATATAATCATATTGACGTGGCATATGGGAAAGAAATCGGACTTAAGATGTGTAATGCCGGTTATCCGCCCAAAGGCGTTGCAGAGTTTGCAGTTATGCTCATGCTTCTGACTTTAAGAAACTACAAACCTGCCATGTGGAGGCAGAATGTGAATGACTATTCACTGCAGGGACTTACCGGACAGGAACTTGGTAACCAGACGGTAGGGATTATCGGAACTGGTTGTATCGGGCAGGAGGTAATAAAGCTCCTGTCAGGTTTCGGCTGTAAAATCATAGCCTATAATCGAACTGAAAAAGAAGAACTGAAAAAATACGTGGAATATGTAACGCTTGAGGAGCTTTACAGACTTTCTGATATTATCTCCCTCCATGTTCCGCTGACAGAGGAAAACAGATATTTCATTGACAAAAAGGCGATAAACAATATGAAAACGGGAGTTATCTTAATTAATACGGCAAGAGGTGAATTGATGAATATAGAAGCCCTTACTGAAGGAATTGAATCTCAGAAGATTGGAGCACTGGGGCTTGATGTCTTTGAGAAAGAAGAGGGAATTTATCATGCAGACAGAAAAAATGATATATTAAAGAATAGGGATATGGTGTACTTAAGACAATTTCCCAATGTTGTAATGACTCAGCATATGGCTTTCTATACCAGAGCTAATATTGATAGTATGATGACCTGGGGAATTGAAGGGATATTAGACTTACACCTGACCGGCTGCTGCACCCAGGAAATAGGATAA
- a CDS encoding serine hydrolase domain-containing protein — MDMFGEAETLQVKKAILKAIEKKEIAGGNLLIVKGGKEIFYHEDGLASIEEKRPVKRDTIFRLYSMSKPVTAAAAMILVERGELDLYESVGKYLEGFRNQMVDDNGTLVKAESEVTVKDLLNMTSGLLYGGENLAGIATSKVFAEIDKKLFTENALSTIEIANKLGKCPLAYHPGSFFSYGTSADVLGAVIEVVSGMPFGEFLEKEIFVPLGMKDTGFYVPEEKRNRLVCTYGADEAGGLTLYTDNNLGIIQPMDRKPAFESGGAGLVSTIDDYAKFAAMLMSGGSYEGTRILRKRTVEYLTTKTLNEIQYEGLVPWTTLEGHSYGNLMRIMTDTTKAGTIGSPGEYGWDGWLGCYFCNCPADDLTILFMIQKKDAGTMEITRKLRNIIISSCSE; from the coding sequence ATGGATATGTTTGGTGAAGCAGAAACCTTACAGGTAAAGAAGGCCATCTTAAAAGCAATCGAGAAGAAAGAAATCGCAGGCGGAAACCTGTTAATAGTAAAAGGCGGTAAGGAGATTTTCTATCATGAAGACGGATTAGCTTCCATTGAAGAGAAACGTCCTGTGAAAAGAGATACTATTTTCAGACTTTATTCCATGTCAAAGCCTGTAACAGCTGCGGCTGCAATGATTTTAGTTGAGAGAGGGGAACTTGATCTCTATGAATCCGTAGGTAAGTATCTTGAGGGATTTCGTAATCAGATGGTAGATGACAATGGAACTCTTGTAAAAGCTGAAAGTGAGGTTACCGTTAAGGACTTGTTAAATATGACCTCAGGGCTGCTTTACGGAGGAGAGAATCTGGCGGGAATAGCTACCAGTAAGGTATTTGCTGAAATCGATAAAAAGTTATTTACCGAAAATGCCCTCAGTACCATAGAAATTGCAAATAAACTCGGCAAATGTCCCTTGGCTTATCATCCTGGCTCCTTCTTTAGCTATGGTACCAGTGCAGATGTTTTAGGTGCAGTTATTGAAGTCGTAAGTGGAATGCCTTTTGGTGAATTTCTGGAGAAAGAAATATTTGTTCCTCTTGGGATGAAGGACACCGGGTTTTACGTACCAGAGGAAAAGAGGAACAGGCTGGTATGTACATATGGAGCTGATGAAGCAGGCGGCTTAACCCTTTATACCGATAATAATTTGGGGATTATTCAGCCGATGGATCGAAAACCGGCTTTTGAATCCGGCGGTGCGGGACTGGTATCAACAATAGATGATTACGCAAAATTTGCAGCGATGTTAATGAGCGGAGGCTCCTATGAGGGAACCCGGATACTAAGAAAAAGAACCGTTGAGTATCTCACCACCAAGACCCTGAACGAAATACAGTATGAGGGGCTGGTTCCCTGGACAACCTTAGAAGGCCACAGTTATGGAAATCTTATGAGGATAATGACAGACACCACAAAAGCCGGAACCATTGGAAGTCCCGGAGAATATGGCTGGGATGGCTGGCTTGGCTGTTATTTCTGCAATTGTCCTGCTGATGATCTGACGATTCTGTTCATGATACAGAAGAAGGACGCCGGAACCATGGAGATTACAAGGAAATTACGTAATATCATTATAAGCAGCTGCAGTGAATAA